CATTGTTGCTCACTGTAGCGGCTTGCGAGAAAACCTCCTATACAGGTGCACTGCCGGAGCCTCAAACAGCCAGCGCTACTGCATCGGCCCCTATTGCTTCGCCAGTTTCACCAGTGCAGAAGGATACGGTTTTTGCATATGTGCAGCATATGCCAGAATATCCTGGTGGTATTCCTAAGCTACTGGCTGATATTGTCGCTAACACGCATTACCCGTCCGTAGCCGCAGAAGCAGGTATTGAAGGGAAAGTGTTTGTCGGTTTTATTGTCGAGAAGGATGGCACCCTTTCAGGCGTGCGGCTTCAGCATGGCATGCAGGAAGAAGGAACCCAAGCGGCAGCAGCCAAAGCCCTAAATGATGAAGCTCTGCGCGTTATCAACACTTTGCCTAACCGCTGGACACCCGGTAAGCAAGGCAACCGCTTAGTCAAAGTTTCTTATGTAGTGCCTATTTCGTTTGCTAAGAATTAACAGCCGATCCGCTTTTTATCGCAAGTAGATTATCAGAGACGAGATGCCAGCTACCTAG
This Hymenobacter sp. GOD-10R DNA region includes the following protein-coding sequences:
- a CDS encoding energy transducer TonB → MLHHSFVLRRWKQWLALPVGALLLTVAACEKTSYTGALPEPQTASATASAPIASPVSPVQKDTVFAYVQHMPEYPGGIPKLLADIVANTHYPSVAAEAGIEGKVFVGFIVEKDGTLSGVRLQHGMQEEGTQAAAAKALNDEALRVINTLPNRWTPGKQGNRLVKVSYVVPISFAKN